A genomic stretch from Candidatus Hydrogenisulfobacillus filiaventi includes:
- a CDS encoding Putative MFS transporter (Evidence 3 : Putative function from multiple computational evidences; Product type t : transporter) produces the protein MAAGSLVPSLGARAWWIVAGNGIRQLGLGMTYPFLIVYLHQVRGFSLAAAGGILGVMSLAGLFTLPAAGSLIDAAGAGPALVLSLWVSALGTAGFIWVRTPWQALVTAAADGAGSSAMWSALNTALARSAAGGDRSGAFAVNYALGNLGLGIGSLLAGLVVNLARPGSFAVIFYGDAATSLLFAGLLLAAGETRRYEPGGGAPGSAWTGTWNYLAVLRDRVLLAATAVNSLLVTGGIAQLSVAFPAWATGPAHTGPRVVGLAFAANCFAIVASQLFVARWLRGRRRTGATALAAVVFAVSWVGVLVAGSRPPGGAAAWLIGALALFGFGETFMAPSLPALINDVAPEALRGRYNAVFNLAWQVGPVIGPVLTGMAFAGHAARALLLGLAGAQLAAAGLTRVMAIWVPEGVDRGLIPPA, from the coding sequence ATGGCAGCCGGGTCGCTGGTGCCGTCGCTGGGTGCCCGGGCCTGGTGGATTGTGGCCGGCAACGGCATCCGCCAGCTCGGGCTGGGCATGACCTACCCCTTCCTCATCGTCTACCTGCACCAGGTGCGGGGATTCAGCCTGGCGGCCGCGGGCGGCATCCTGGGGGTGATGAGCCTGGCCGGGCTGTTCACCCTACCTGCGGCCGGTTCGCTGATTGATGCGGCCGGCGCCGGTCCGGCGCTGGTGCTGTCCCTGTGGGTGTCCGCCCTGGGGACTGCCGGCTTCATCTGGGTGCGCACCCCGTGGCAGGCCCTGGTGACGGCCGCTGCGGACGGGGCCGGCAGCTCGGCGATGTGGAGCGCCCTCAACACCGCCCTGGCCCGCAGTGCTGCCGGAGGGGACCGCAGTGGAGCCTTCGCGGTCAATTATGCGCTCGGCAACCTCGGCCTGGGCATCGGTTCCCTGCTGGCGGGCCTGGTGGTCAACCTGGCCCGGCCCGGGAGTTTTGCCGTGATCTTTTACGGGGATGCGGCCACCAGCCTGCTGTTTGCCGGCCTGCTGCTGGCAGCGGGCGAAACCCGCCGGTATGAACCCGGAGGCGGAGCCCCCGGCAGCGCCTGGACGGGAACCTGGAACTACCTGGCCGTCCTGCGCGACCGGGTACTGCTGGCTGCCACCGCCGTAAACAGCCTGCTGGTCACTGGGGGCATCGCGCAGCTGTCCGTGGCCTTCCCGGCCTGGGCCACCGGTCCCGCCCACACCGGCCCGCGCGTGGTGGGGCTGGCGTTCGCTGCCAACTGTTTCGCCATTGTGGCCAGTCAGCTGTTCGTGGCCCGCTGGCTGCGCGGCCGCCGGCGCACCGGGGCCACCGCCCTGGCGGCGGTCGTGTTTGCTGTCTCCTGGGTGGGCGTGCTGGTGGCCGGGAGCCGTCCGCCCGGCGGGGCGGCCGCCTGGTTGATCGGTGCCCTGGCCCTTTTCGGGTTCGGGGAGACGTTTATGGCCCCCAGCCTGCCTGCCCTCATCAACGACGTGGCCCCCGAGGCCCTGCGCGGCCGTTACAATGCGGTCTTCAACCTGGCCTGGCAGGTCGGCCCGGTGATCGGGCCCGTCCTGACCGGTATGGCCTTCGCCGGTCATGCGGCCCGGGCCCTGCTGCTGGGGCTGGCAGGGGCGCAGCTCGCGGCGGCCGGCCTCACCCGCGTGATGGCCATCTGGGTGCCCGAGGGGGTGGACCGGGGCTTGATCCCCCCCGCGTGA
- a CDS encoding Short-chain dehydrogenase, with amino-acid sequence MSLKGRVALVTGASRGIGAATARLLAADGARVVVNYLQRADAAEAVVQAIRTAGGEAVAVAADVRDEAAVAGLLARARDAFGADPDILVANAGMSFPVKPLAELSWDDLWHKVHDELKAAYTVSRAVLPAMAARGWGRVVYIASGLARRAQPGMAAHGTAKAALVQFARYVAVEYGRFGITANIISPGLVETEASAAVQTPESRARIAAATPLGRIATPEDVARAVRLYVGDDCGFITGSYVPVSGGASMD; translated from the coding sequence ATGAGCCTGAAGGGACGGGTTGCGCTGGTCACGGGCGCCAGCCGGGGTATCGGCGCGGCTACCGCGCGCCTGCTGGCTGCCGACGGGGCCCGGGTGGTGGTCAATTACCTCCAGCGTGCGGACGCGGCGGAGGCGGTGGTGCAGGCGATCCGCACAGCGGGGGGCGAAGCGGTGGCAGTCGCCGCCGACGTTCGGGACGAGGCGGCGGTTGCGGGCCTGCTGGCCCGGGCGCGGGATGCCTTCGGGGCGGATCCGGACATCCTGGTGGCCAATGCCGGCATGTCGTTTCCCGTGAAACCGCTGGCGGAATTGAGCTGGGACGACCTCTGGCACAAGGTGCACGATGAACTCAAGGCGGCGTACACGGTCAGCCGCGCGGTATTGCCCGCCATGGCCGCCCGCGGGTGGGGCCGGGTGGTATACATCGCCAGCGGCCTGGCCCGGCGCGCCCAGCCGGGCATGGCCGCCCACGGCACCGCCAAGGCGGCTCTGGTCCAGTTCGCCCGCTATGTGGCGGTGGAATACGGCCGTTTCGGCATCACCGCCAACATCATCTCCCCCGGCCTGGTGGAGACCGAGGCGTCGGCTGCGGTGCAAACCCCCGAAAGCCGCGCGCGGATCGCCGCAGCGACCCCGCTTGGCCGCATAGCCACGCCGGAGGACGTGGCCCGGGCGGTCCGGCTGTATGTGGGGGACGATTGCGGGTTCATTACCGGCAGTTACGTCCCCGTGAGCGGGGGCGCCAGCATGGATTAG